A stretch of DNA from Cryptomeria japonica chromosome 4, Sugi_1.0, whole genome shotgun sequence:
tacaaagattgtatgatgaaaagctaaccatgaacttggataagtgtgaatttggtaagtaggagttggtttaccttgggtttttgttGTCTCAAGAAAACCTCAAGATGGAccctagcaaggttgaagccattgtaaattggcctactcctaagtcagcaacagaggttagaagcttccatggactagctcagtactacaggaagttcattaggaaattaagtgctatatgtgcaccaatgttagataccattagaggtggaatgaagggaAATTTTAAGCAGAGTGAACAAGcaaatagaggatttgaaaccttgaaggcgaagatagctactcaactggtGTTGGTAttacctagttttgagaaacttttcatagtggaatgtgatgcaagcaatgttgcagtaggtgttgtcctaagccaacaagaaagactagtagctttccatagtgagaagctaagtgatgcaaagaggaaatactcctcttatgacttggagttatatgctTTAATACAgactttgaggaagtggagacactatctccttcctaaggaatttgtagtctatacagaaaatcaagcattgagctttctaaactcacaagaaaaactcagtcataaacacatgaaatgggtggagtacatgcaagcctacacattcacaatcaagcacaagaaaggatagTTAAACCGGGTTGTTGATGTATTAAGTatgagacttttgacagtccaaaaaatccaattgaggagcataggagttgacagttttagagacctatataTGAAGGATGAAGATTTcaaaaatgcctacaaggtgtgtaaggagtatcaaaatcacttccatggTGAGTATTCTGAATTTACTTtacaagatggactattgtttagaggtgggtagctttgtgtgcctaaaggctcaatgagagaaaatctcatacaagaaaacaataatgacaaccttagtggacattttggagtcaataagactcaagagttggttcagaggtattactgttggccaaggatgaatcaagatgtgaaaaaagtatgtagagacttgcatagttttccaaaaggccaagggtacttcttcaaatgtcggtttataccaacctcttcccataccaaatagaccttaggagtgcattagtatggactttgtagtaggtttaccaaggacaaagtagggatttaacaacatttatgtcattgtagataggtttagcaaaatggcccactttgtaccttgcatgaccactcatgatgcatgtcatattgCTTAGTTGTTCTTTAAGGAAGTAATTAGGATAGATGGATTGCCCATGcgtattgtatcagatagagactcaaagtttatgagtcatttttggaagacactttggcaaaaaacttggcaccaacctatcttttgggtttgcataccatccccaaatagatggatAAACTGAGGTGGTAAATAGGAGCTTAGGAAATCttttgaggtgccttaccaaagaatatggttagacatgggatcaAGCACTTTCTCAAGACGAATATGCTtataatgacacaataaataggatCACCggaaagagcccttttgaagtggtctatggcgttcacccaaggggtattttggagttgagagacttaggtagtcCAGCAATAAGAAGTGGATAAGCAGAAGACTTTTCTCAGTCAATGAAGGAAGTACATGAATCGGTCAAGCAAGCCTTGAAGGATAACACAGCTAAGATCAAACAAAAGGTTGATtagagaaggaagaacctccaatttcaagagggagatcttgtcatggtgcacctaaataaAGAAAGGCTATAGAAAGGAGTGCCTAAAAatttgcaaatgagaaggttgggtccatgtgccattatagccaagtatggagaaaatgcatacaaggtggacctaccttgtgacataggattgtcaccagttttcaacatagTAGACTTAGTTACCTACAAatgaccaattcaaggttcagattgtagtcacttggaggtatcagatgatgtgaacaaccttcaactGCTAGCAAAACCAAGTCCAAGGGCCGAGAAGATAATGAGTTCAAGGGTCACAAAAAGGACAAGACACCAAACTTATTGGGAGCACCTAGTTAAGTGGGAGGGAATGGATGATACAAAAGCTACATGGGTACCTAGAAGAGAATTCCATAAGCTGGGCATTGAATAGAAACTGATCCCAAAAGAGGTGACTTAACATTCTTTTgtttgggagtatggtgcaggagcacctaagggtgaacaAATACCCTTTGAAGTTTTGCAAGTTTTTCATTTTTGGCTAAGGATTGCATTTCAAGCTTAAAGCAGCTTGGAGCACTTTTTTTCTTCTATTTGTAAATATTACCTTGACCACCAGCAGTGGAGCCCACCATCGGTGATCGACATGACTTGTTCAAGCTACCTGCGGACTCGAGAGAAAAGTAACTACCAGAGGTCATTGCTAAAACTGCCTTAAGTTCATTCGACGTCAATGAAACTGACCCATTGATGGAACTTGTTTGGGACTCATCGTGGCCTTAGTTTGCTTGATGTCGATGAAAAAATCCTACGTTTGCTCAATGTCGATAGAACCGAGCCGTTGATGGAACATTTCTAGGGCTCATCGTAGCCTAAGTTTGTTTGATGCCACTCTTCAGAAGCCAAGTGTTTTTGTGGTGCTGACCCGATGACCCAATAGAGGTTGAAGGATGGTTAGCGCAGGCAACTGATTGTGTTGAGGGTGCATCTAGTCTGTTCAAGGATGATGCACaacatgtgcagaagctataagACCCAACGAGAATTCTGTAAAGGGTTCGGTTGGATTCTGGTGTTTTCATAAGATAGTTTTCTGTGAATAATAAATAAAAAGATCATTTCCTAGTTTCCTCTCTATTGTTAATTTTGCCTTAAATTTTCAGATGGTGATGTAGATAGTGTAGAATTTTCTTTCCCACATTGTGTGATTTTTAATTCTGTAATCGTGCCAAGTTCAGCTCTGTAGATAGCGTTGTTGTtctattttcttgtttttcctgTTGGTGACAAATAATTGCAGCCATGGTTCTGTCTTGAATCTCCATCGTGGGATCCTCATGACCATTGGAATTTATCAAGAAGAGCTAGACATGCACTATAGGGTTCCATTGATGGGATTACAGGGAATGGCAACGACTATTTCAATAGACTGGCCCTAGGTGAGCTTGATGTTAGCCCGGCTTGGTACCAGTGACTAAGGAAAATCATAAGCAGGTTATTTGGGGGTCTAGGCTATTAGTCTtagaataggggagatgggatcaaaTGGAGAGAAGATCCTAGGATGATTGAGAAACAACTCGAGAAGAGTTGTAAGATTAAACTATGGCAGAGCAACCCTGCAAGGTGTCTGATGAGCTGATGAATTTTTGAAAGTGAATTCATGAGGAGTGAGGAACAAACCTTGATAGTGAGGTCCTAGAGTATATTAGGGGAATATAGAAGAGTATTCCTGAACTAGGCTAAGTGAAAAGGCCatggagtgagtcaagctgactcgaGCAAATAGGAGCCTCCCTATCaatacctcactgagtctcttaggagactcattcatTACCTTGTTGCTATGTAGGCCACTAGGGAGGTGTCGCATGGCTTTGCCTGGGATAGAATGGGAAGTAATAAGACACACTTTGAGTAGGCTTTAATGAAATTCATGCAGGAAGTGGAGGCAAGACAACAAAGAGAGGACTTCATTTAGATGGAACTGGAAGGATTGCCTACACACCCTTATAGAGACCAGTTCATCGAGGGACATGTATAGGTGTGGTGCGAGGGTGAATTAGGTTGGACTACATGGCTCCCCCCATTGGGAGATAATACTGATCCTGATTCCTCCCTCCTCTTTAGCTTGTTGATAAGCTATTTCCTTTATGATATACTGCATAAATGGGACCTCCAAAACTCTAATTTGGGCTTTCCGACCATGATTTTATTGATATAGACAgtgtaaatttaaataaaatggtATGAAAACAATTGTATGAATtatatttatcaattttaaagATCGACGACCGTATTATCTTATAATTAGATGATACACCACTTGTCAAATTAATAGTTAAAATTTTAAACGGGATCCTTGTTACTAATAtcatcaattaaaaaaaaacaatgttAAGACTCTCAAAGAGTGTCTTTATGCTCCATGTTGAACACTTTTCCTTGTTTATGTTATTGAACTCTAACTAAATGATGCATTTTAATTTGTAGGAAATTGTCTTAAAACCTTTAGTTTTTAAGCATAAAGGTAGCCTGAGATGCATCACACGGTGTGAATTCAAATGgctttgtcaattttaattttagtGAGTGTTCACTCTAGCTGATCTAAAACTGTAATATAGGCTACTTTAGAGAATGGGATGTAAAGAAAGGTAAGTAAATTAATGAACTTGCTTCACTCTATACAAAACAATCACGTTGCTACCATATTAGTATTAAGTCTGGCTGATGTGGCTTATTAGGATTAAGTTTGGCTAATTTCATGAAATTGGCACACATTACTCATAGATTATTCAAGCATCTAAGTAAACTTCaccttttattttgtattttttaagaaaattttaGCCAATTTATTTGCAAGTTCACACATTACTCATTGATTATTCAAGCATTTAAGTTTTTTATTACTAAACTTCACCTTTTATTtacttatattttttatatatagatATACTAATTGCTACCACAATTCCTGGGACAATTTTCTTCTGATTCCTGAGGCTGTCAGTTTTTCCTATGATTGCTACCACAATTCCTGGGACAATTTTAATCTCAAATAAATTGTAGATTTTTCAGTTTTCTTCTAGCAAACCAAATAAATTATTTCAGATTTGGATTTTGTTGAAGTAACCAAACATCCTGATTTTAACTTGCATGGAAGGAATATAATACTTTTTGCATAGTCATACAGCAAAGAATCAGCGAGGAGTATTCACTTTTGATATGTCTACTGTCAAATAATGTATTTACTCCTTCAAACTGGTGTTTTCTGCAAGGGATGTGGACTCCTCTGTACAAATCTTTCAAATTGGTGTCTTCTGCAATTGATGTGGATATAGATTTGTTTGTAATGCAATGTATTTATAAACTATGCAGGCGACTTCGACAATGCAAGGCAGCAATGCAATTAAGTTAGAAGGCAGCGATGCACTAAAATATCTCATAaaagatcaaataaaataaaatatgtacgaAACACATTTACTTCTGCATTTATTGAATTGTTTTTACGTAAAATAAAAACCTAACTACTTTTGCTTTTGGTCGGTCTCTCAATCCAGAAGGACAATggagagatttttggaaaaatgtaACGAGAGATTTTTTGGAATAATGTAATAAGAATAATGTGAAGAGGTCAGAAAAAGTTTTCagtttttgttcaagttttaaaatgTCACTTTGTCTTGACCCGTACTCACTACTCTGTGAGGATCAATTTACGGCATTAAATAAAACAGTGAACAAAATAGCGAACAGTATCTAACTGCCCAGTTTACCGGGTGCCAGATTTCCCAAAATATGGCAAACGTTTGATTGCAACTTTATCCGAAAATCAAAATCCCCTATTACACAAATACAAAGTTGAATCATTCTGGTGTCCCCcgttacacacacatgcatgtatgAGATTTGCAATACTACTTAACCATTGACCATAAGTGTTGTTTTCTTTATTTGTGTGCTTTTATGAGAATAATCACACTAAGAAGTAATATTAATTATGTGATTGTGAATTTGTGAATACTTAAATTATCTGACATGTGAAGTTGAGTTCTGCCAAAACCTAAGAAATGCATTTCCCTGTCTCCTTAACGACCACGATATTATAAAGATTTATATTTCAGTTTCTCAAATTAAGTTGATTTTTAccattatatataaaaattatactaCTGATTTAGCTTTTATATCAATTTATATGGATTATGTCCTCAAAGTTTTTATGGAAAAACTGCAGGTATAACCCAATGTACTTCCAATTGCTCAGAAGTTAACTACACTATCCCAAGTAGTTAAACGCCTATCAAATAAACGCTCTCCTCATGTAGATGAGAAAAAAGACACAGAGGGCCTCAACCTGAAAAACACTAACACCATTACATTCCTTATTATATATAGAAAAACACAGAATACATATAGTCCATAGTATAGTTCAAACACAACTTAATATAAAATGAAACTGGAACCAAAAAAGCCAGATGCTCTTCAATGCTCTTTTTCTAACTCTTTGTTGTGTCCAGGAAGCTTCTCTTTGATCTTTTCCATCAACCCCTTCTTCTATCCCTCTTCTTCAGTCTTGCCATGACCGTggtcttcctctttcttctcctgaagctttatcttcttcctcatcgcTAGACTGCAAACACACCCATTTCATCAGATCAGATATATTCCTGTGAACTAATCAGTACATTCATTTCATCATATCCAAATGAACAAACTACTGACATTATAGAAAGTGGAAGAAAAAACATTCTTTTCATGAAGAACAATGAGAGCAATCTATCGTCAGTTACAGAAAATATAGGATGTACAGTATTTTATGCACAAAAAACAGTATATTAAGGAGTCATAGGCAACCAAAACTTACAGAGCTGGAAGAAGAGCTGTTAGATCGATGCAGCTTTGCCATGAGGCCCCCTTCCTGTTTCTTCTCCTCACCTTCGCCATGGAGCTTGCCCTCCTCCACGTGGCCATGAGACACCGGCACAGGGTGAGCCTCGCCTACGTGTCCCTGCTCATGCGGGGTCACACCCGCCACGTGTGGACCCACAGCACTGACATGCTGCTGATgtgtctcctcttctttcttcttcccaaACAAGCCGAACAGCCCGCGATCTTGATGCTTTCCTGCATTTTCTTCCGCCATTGCAAGAACAGAGTTTTCTCAAAACTACAAACACCACCAAAAGTAAATACAGGAATCTGAAGCGACAAAATGATATTGAGAAGCTGATAAAGTTGGTTGTAAAAGTAGTGGAGCGAGTGCCAATTTATAGGTTGAATGAGGCGCTTCGGACGCGGTTTACTGGTGCCGCAGGAATCATGCTCAACTGACGCGTGGTTTTTTATAAGTCGGTGAAATAAATCTCAACATTACGCGGATAAGACGTGGATGTGCCCACCAACATAGAGTTTTACCAGATCGATTAGGTACATAAAGTtgaattaaatttattgatttATGTTTCATAGATAGTGGTTCACAAGAATTTATTTGATGACATTCAAACTTAAATATAATACAAATTATCTTTGTCTATAGAAAATTAACAAAGCAAAAGAGCATAATAGTTTATAACCTGTCTTGTGACTCAAGAACGAAACATAGAATAAAACATCCAAAaaagaaaacaatattatttttaattgacTACAATCTTATTAAACATTGTAAACCAAAATCAATGTTTCCTCTACTCTATCAAGACCCTTTTGACTCCCTTTAGCCTAATTGTCTTCTCATAGGATTTGAAGCCTCTCCTTCCCGACCAATCTCCCCCAACAAACTAATATATCTCCTTTCCTAGCATTACTATCTTGCCACCTTTAGGTATCATAGACTCTATTCCACTTTTTCTATGATGCTGAGACCTTGCAAGTGGATCAAAATCTTCCTCTGTGTTTTCTGTTCTATTGGTCTTTGACTCCTCCTTCTCCCCGTTTTTCTGATTCTTACTAGGCGACTTCCTCTTGCGCTTCCTTTTTGTAAATAATGAAAATTCTCCCCTTTCTTCCCTCTGTCAATTTCACGTGGGATCAGGGTCTCTTGCTCTACTCTTTCCATTGCACCAACCACTATCCTCCTATCTGATTGATGTCCTCCTCCTTTTCAACATAGATTGCTGcaaaactttgtctttctgatagttTACTAACTGTGATACTCCTGCATTattatctctcatgagaatgaatggtacattTATCACTCATTGAATCTCGGTGTTGCTCACAAAGATTCATGTTTCATGAGTAGCAGTTCACAAGAactcatctctcatgagaatgaataatACATttaacactcattgcatctaggtgatgctcatagaggtgaaaCATTGAGCTTGCCCGAAAGATTACCTCATAGTTGAGTAATAGTGAAATTACTAGAAGTATGACATATGAATAAGAAAATGTTCAACTACAAATAACCCCACTTTATTATTTGATCCATAAATGACCCTACCCCCAACAACAAAACAATGGAGGACTTTTCCAAGGGTTGTCAACTTTATCAGAAAGGccttacattttgtatttaaacATAAATAGACTCACTAGATGTGAAGGCAAATACATCTATAGTTTAGGTAAAGGTAGCTTAAATATCTTTGGTTGTTTTAATTGgagattttattttattaatttcttggTAAGTAAATATATCTATAGTtggacattttattttattttgtgaagaATTGCACTCATCTTTTACAGtattatttttgtgagattttgccaagatcaagggcacaataaaaagtataaaaatagagacaaaagaatgacaagaacaaactgtattctcatcaatatgaaaatgatcaactggattcaccaatacaatgaatataggccttcttatataggcaaggccatatggatgtacgagcacacaatcatgacatgtggctcaatgagaaacaagggtaggtaagaaatactaggggtaggtaggagaaataatataatattccacaagaggtggatggcccactgaatgtggagtgtaacaataaaacaagaccacaaaaggtggaatttctcctacaagctctatccctatgtgcacacttccctaagtgtctcaaatccaaactatgaagaaatgcattatcctaagttaacttaagtaaagtgtaataatatccataatgaatatttatttacaccaacacccccccttaagtgcaacttaggggaatgaagactcaagtcaacaacgcaagatgggtcccggctactaggccatgataggtacccatgtacaatatgcaaatgcaagcaaaaccatgcaatgcaatctctcacaaatggagaaaaggagaaaacccagtggggaaaaactcccccccaaaagagagatgaaagtacaaaagactctcaaagaagaaggacaaaacctcaaagaggaaaaagtcccccccataagagaggaaggagaagtcagctgaccccccctaatgacacatcctgcacccccaagagagctcgcaactgctggaacttactctcaatgaaaggtttggtgaatatgtcagcaacctactctgctataggacaatattgcaaatcaatgacctgctcctgaatgagctctcggatatagtgcatatgaatctcgatgtgtttggtccgctgatgctggaccgggttcttcaagattgcaatagcactctgattgtcggaatgtagaactatcggtcgtgaagtggtgaacccaaactttgtgagaatctgttggagccaaatggtctcagtcactgcgttaacagcacctcgatactcatcctcaatcaaagagagagcaatagcatgttgcttcttgctctactaacaaatggggcctgaaccaaggtgaaaactgtaaccggaagtagaattacgatcatcaagatcgccagcccaatgggagtctgtgtaaccaaccaagcgaagtcctgtgcctgctgcatagtgaatcccatagtgatgtgtacacTGGATGTattgaaggatgcgtttggcggatttcaaatgaagctcatgtggttcctgcatgaagcaggaaaccatgccaactgcaaatgaaatataagggtgtgtatgggtcaagtagatgagactacccacaagctgacgatacaaaatggcatcaactggtggagaagaacactgagcctcaagcttgactcctgaaagaaagagagtcggtgtaggcttacaatcagccatatgaaagtgtgcaagtagatcaagagcatacttgggctatgatagtgtaatcccggaaggtgactgtgaaatctctatcccaagaaagtagtgccaaagacccaagttagtcatagaaaatttgtcatgcaaagcagatttgaccctactaatgatggatgcagtactccctgtaatgatcaaatcatcaacatagagcacaagtatcaagtgagagtcatcctgttgcaaaatatagacatttgaatcagaatgacacctggtgaaccctactaagagaagaaaggaatccatcttggcataccaagccctgggggcctgtgtaaggccatagagagatttccttagtttgcaaaccaaggaagtatcctggatgaaaccccgcggctgctccatataaatctcctcatcaaggtcaccatgaagaaaagaactcttcacatccatctgatgtacatcccaaccatgagctgcagcaacaACAAGTGTCAAGCTAATGgatttcatcttggctatgggtgcaaaggtctcagtatagtcaacacctgcaacttgagagaaacctttcgcaacaagtcgagccctatacttatccacactaccatccacagcatacttggtctgatagatccacttacgtcgaaccatctttcttcccttagggagatggactaaatcccatgtgttgtacctcatcaaggaactatactcttcctctatagcttggtcccactcaggaacccttgatgcttcccgaaatgtctgtggatcagaagcagtagcaataaatgcatgtggaagatcctaatgttgtgattgagttctctgtgtatctgaagcatccccaacaagagaactcgtggactcaagtgtctgtcgagcccaacaaggtctaggtggatgTGGAGAACGAgtctcctcaactacaagtggaccctgtggaggtgtaaccctatgagtcagagttgaaggagtctcatcatctgaatcactagcatcactatccacaatggaggaaggtagaggaggtagagaggctaagctaggagagctttcctcaaagtgattactcctcttaatgaacacctcatgtgtctcaggatccatcaatctatat
This window harbors:
- the LOC131053135 gene encoding phosphoprotein ECPP44-like; this encodes MAEENAGKHQDRGLFGLFGKKKEEETHQQHVSAVGPHVAGVTPHEQGHVGEAHPVPVSHGHVEEGKLHGEGEEKKQEGGLMAKLHRSNSSSSSSSSDEEEDKASGEERGRPRSWQD